One Methylorubrum extorquens genomic window, TGGCTCGGCCTTCGGCTTGCGCCCCGCTTGCGCCGCTGCAAGAAGCAGCGGAACACGGTTTGGCGAGCAGGTGACCATGACGCCGGAAGAAGTCCTCGAAGAGTTCCGTTCCGCAGGGGCCCTGCTGCAGGGGCACTTCATCCTCAGCTCCGGCCTGCGCTCGCCCACTTTCCTGCAGAAGATGACGATCTTCTCCGATCCCGCGCGCACCGAGCGGCTGTGCCGGGCATTGGCCGAAAGCATCACCGCCCGCTTCGGCCGGATCGATATCGTGGTCTCTCCGGCCATCGGCGGCATCATCCCCGGCTACGAGACCGCCCGCCATCTCGGCGCCAAGGCGATCTTCGTCGAGCGCGACCCCGGTGGTCCCTTCACCCTGCGCCGCGGCTTCTCGATTCCCGCCGGCACCCGCGCCGTCATCGTCGAGGACATCGTGACGACGGGCCTCTCCGCCCGGGAGTGCCTGGCTTCGCTGAAGGACGAGGAGGGCGAGGTGGTCGGCGCTGCCTGCCTGATCGACCGTTCGGGCGGCCGGGGCGAGATCGGGTTGCCGCTT contains:
- the pyrE gene encoding orotate phosphoribosyltransferase codes for the protein MTPEEVLEEFRSAGALLQGHFILSSGLRSPTFLQKMTIFSDPARTERLCRALAESITARFGRIDIVVSPAIGGIIPGYETARHLGAKAIFVERDPGGPFTLRRGFSIPAGTRAVIVEDIVTTGLSARECLASLKDEEGEVVGAACLIDRSGGRGEIGLPLLSLVTLDIPAYAPDALPPELAAIPPVKPGSRALPKP